One window from the genome of Sphingomicrobium arenosum encodes:
- a CDS encoding DUF3035 domain-containing protein, translating into MRKAFAFTLISAVALSACANNQGSLDEYAVTRNAPLVIPPDYTLQPPRAGTVSTTAGEAQTRALEALFGGPAPRSAAERAVISEAADGGTIPLGARSTAGDPDTRVVDKGATTQTILAAPEGDGQDASADTPQ; encoded by the coding sequence ATGCGTAAGGCGTTTGCCTTCACTCTGATTTCCGCAGTCGCCCTCTCGGCGTGCGCCAACAACCAGGGTTCGCTCGACGAATATGCGGTCACGCGCAACGCGCCGCTCGTCATCCCGCCCGATTACACGCTGCAGCCGCCGCGCGCGGGCACCGTCTCGACCACCGCGGGCGAAGCGCAGACGCGCGCCTTGGAAGCGCTCTTCGGTGGCCCCGCCCCGCGCAGCGCCGCCGAACGCGCGGTGATCAGCGAGGCGGCCGACGGCGGCACCATTCCCTTGGGCGCGCGCTCGACCGCGGGCGATCCCGATACGCGGGTCGTCGACAAGGGTGCGACCACGCAGACCATCCTCGCCGCGCCCGAAGGCGACGGCCAGGACGCCAGCGCCGACACGCCGCAATAA
- a CDS encoding winged helix-turn-helix domain-containing protein, with product MSEAGNRLQNGLVDIESQLERARRKLEDGLNLVDEAQKALSDIQQAVLGAPAPGAQADSEETASKLLASLKAQGQEMPETLCGGRMNVDAVQRLIRIDGHPIGITEMEYRVLELLAYARNNVVTRNMLLKHLYRRADDQPQPKIIDVFISKLRKKLRSASGGAEFIETIPQRGWILRDIDQG from the coding sequence ATGAGCGAGGCCGGTAACAGGCTCCAGAACGGGCTGGTCGACATCGAAAGCCAGCTCGAGCGCGCACGGCGCAAGCTCGAGGATGGGTTGAACCTGGTCGACGAGGCGCAAAAGGCGCTGTCCGACATCCAGCAGGCCGTCCTCGGTGCACCCGCGCCGGGTGCCCAGGCCGACAGCGAGGAAACCGCGTCCAAGCTGCTCGCCAGCCTGAAGGCGCAGGGGCAGGAAATGCCCGAAACGCTCTGCGGCGGGCGCATGAACGTCGACGCCGTGCAGCGTTTGATCCGTATCGACGGGCACCCGATCGGCATCACCGAAATGGAATATCGCGTCCTCGAACTGCTCGCTTATGCGCGCAACAATGTCGTCACGCGCAACATGCTGCTGAAGCATCTCTATCGCCGCGCCGACGACCAGCCGCAGCCCAAGATCATCGACGTCTTCATCTCCAAGCTGCGCAAGAAACTGCGCTCGGCCTCGGGCGGGGCGGAGTTCATCGAGACGATCCCCCAGCGCGGCTGGATCCTGCGCGACATCGACCAGGGCTGA